ACGTGTTCGGCGACGCTGATGCTGTTGCAGTAGGTCACCTCGGCGACCGTCACGCCGTGGGCGATGGCCGCGTCGAGGTCGACGTGGTCGGAGCCGATGCCCGCGGTGACGGCGAGCTTGAGGTTCTTCGCGGCGGCGATGCGCTCGGGGGTCAGGTACGCGGGCCAGAACGGCTGCGAGATCACCACGTCCGCGTCGGGCAGTTCGCGGTCGAAGACGGAGCCGTCGCCGTCCTTGTCGGAGGTGACGACGAGGGTGTGCCCGGCCTTCTCCAGGAAGGCGCGCAGGCCGAGTTCACCGGAGACGCTGCCGAGCAGGTGGCCCGGGGTGAAGTCGATGGCGTCGGGGGTGGGGGCGGTCTGGCCGCCGGGGTAGTGGTCGATGGCGGGGAGGTCGTCCCGGGCATACGTGGTGGGGTGTCCGTCGGTGGGGTCGTCGTACAGGACGCAGAGCACCTTGGCCATGGTCACGGCTCCTCAACTGCGTTGCCGGTAAGTGCTGTTCACGATCCCCGGGGCCGAATGCCCTGGTCAAAGCGAACCTCGCTATGCCGGGATAGCCCTCGTCTATCAGGTGTGACCGGCGCCCTCCAGGTGCGTCCGCAGCAACGCGTCCAGCGCGTCCCGTACCCGTGCCTCCCGTGCCACCTTGAGCAGCGCCTGCGCCAGTACGGACTGCGGCTCGCTGCGGGCGACGACGAGTCCGACCCGTGGTCCGTGCGCGGGGCCGTCCAGGGGCACCACCCGCATGCCGTCGGGTACGCCGAACATGTGCAGCCAGGCGTGCGAGATGACGCTGGACCAGCGCCCACCGGGCAGGTGGGCGTAGAGCCCGGCGACGCTGTCCGACTCGATGGCGGGCGTGGCGGTGGCATCGTCGGCGGCGAAGCACTCGTCGATGATGCGGCGGTTGCGCATCCGCGGGTTCAGCAGGCACAGCGCAAGGGTGGCGGCCTGCGACCAGCGCGCCCGGGTCACGTCGGCGAGCGGGCCGTCGACCGGGGTGAGGAGCACGTACCGCTCCTCGTACAGCGGGAAGCGGCGCACCTGCCGCAGGGAGTCGTCGTCCAGGTACGTCATCGCCGCGTCGAGCTCGAACTCGGTCAGTTTGTGGGTGATGTCGGCGGAGGACAGTGACTCCAGGGAGACCCTGGCTCTGGGGTGCCGGTCGCAGAACGGGGTGGTGAGGAGGGAGGCGGCGGGCAGTGCGGTGGGGACGACGCCGAGGCGCAGGGTGCCGGTCAGGCCGCCGCGCAGGGCGGACAACTCCTGCTGCAGGGCGTCTTGTTCGGCGAGGATGCGGTGCGCCCAGGCCAGGACGAGCTCGCCCTCGGGCGTGAGGCCTTCGTAGCGTCTGCCGCGCCGCACGATCGGTACGTCCAGTTCGTGTTCGAGGCGGCGGATCGCGGCGGACAGCGAGGGCTGGGAGACGTGGCAGGCGGCAGCGGCGCGGGCGAAGTGGCGTTCCCGGGCGAGCGCGACGAGGTACTCCAGCTGGCGCAGCAGCATGATCGTCCTCCACGGCCGGGATGCGGCTCTAGGCTTCGGGTGTGCCGACGTACAGCATTGGGCAGGCCGCGCGCCTGTTGAGGGTGAGTCCGGAGACCGTGCGCAGGTGGGCGGACGCGGGACGGCTGCCGGTGGGGCGGGACGGCTCGGGGAACCGGGTGGTCGACGGGGTGGGGCTGGCGCGATTCGCCAAGGAGCGGGCGGCCGAGGACGCGCGAAGCGTGGTGGAGGGGCCGCCGGTGTCGGTGCCGAACGCGTTCACCGGGGTGGTCACGGCCCTGACGGTCGACGACGTGGTGGCGCAGGTGGAGATCCAGGCCGGGCCGCATCGGGTGGTGTCCCTCGTGACACGGGAGGCGGTCGAGGAGCTCGAACTGGCCGTCGGCGTCACGGTCACCGCGCGCGTGAAGTCGACGAACGTGCACGTCGACCGCCGGTAACGGCCGGGACGGTCGGGGCTGCGTGGCAGAGGAGCGCGGCCCGTAGGTCGAGGCGGTCGTCGAGGCGGGACAGGCTTCGTCCCGTGAAGTGTTCGATGCGCTGGATGCGGTAGTGGACGGTGTTGACGTGCAGGTGGAGGGCTTCCGCGGTGCGGGCCCAGGAGCCGTCGTGGGCGAGGAACGTTTCCAGGGTCTGCAGGAGTGCGGTGGTGCCGGCGTTGTGGGGGGCGAGGAGGGGGCCCAGGACGGTGCGGCTGTAGGCGGTGCGGACGTCGGCCGGTATACCGGTCAGCAGGGCTTGCAGTCCGGTGAGGGCCGTGGCGTCCGTGAGGGCGGAGGCGTTCGGCGCGGTCGTCCGGGTGGAGGCGAGGGCGTAGCAGGCCTGGGCCAGTGCTCCGGAAAGGTCCGGCGGTCCTGACGCGGCAGCCCCGGTGCCGCCGTGCAGGGGCATGGCGGGGGCGGAAGCCTGGACCAGGGCCCAGATCTGCTGAAGGCTTCCGGTGAGGGCTTCGGCCGTCTCGGGCATCACCGCGAAGGCGGTGCCGTCCGGTAGACGTCCCACTGCGGCAGGGCCTACGCCGGCGTGGGCATGGGCCACGACCTCGGCCAGTGCCCCTTCCGCCTGCTCATGGCGTCGCGTGCCGGTGTCGGCGGCGATCACCCGGTACGGGCCCTCGGCCGGGAGCCCGCAGGTTCGCAGTGCGGCCTCCACCCCGGCGGTCTCCGCCGCGGGATCGGTGAGCAGGGCGCCGAGTTCGTCCGCCGCCTGGCGCTGGATGTCGCGCTGCCGGGCCCGGGCCTCCTGGGAGAGGCCCAGGATCGCGGCGATCTCGTGCAGCATGCGCGGCGGTGCGGCCGCGGAGTCCGGGACGTGCAGGTGTCGGCGTTCGTACGGGGAGACGGCGTCGGCTTCGACGGCCACCGTTGCTCCGGTCTCGCTGCGCAGCAGGGCGGCCGCGTCGCGGGCCGGGATCTCGGCGGCGCCCGGTGTGGCCGCGACGGTCCGCCCGGCGGCGGTGAACAGGTACGCGGTGGCCGGGGCTGCCGGGTCGAGGTGGGTGAAGGCGGTCGTGAGGATCGTTTCCGGGGCGGCTTGCTGGGTGACGAGACGGGTCAGGCGGGCGCGCAGGGCCTCCGGGAGGGCCTGGCGGCGGCTGAGGTCGCCCCACTGCCGCAGATACACCGTGTCCGTGATCGCGCGGAACATGACATGGGCCGGTACGCCTGCCACCGGCACGTCGTGGCGGGCGCACGCCTCGACGAGGTCGTCGGGGACCGAGCCGTGGGTCTCCTCGCCGGCCAGCAGGACGGCGGCGCCGGCGTGTTTCAGCGCGGAGACGAACCGCTCGGCCTTGCCCCGCCCGTCCTGAGGGGTCCACCAGACCAGGCCGCTGAGCACCGCCTCGCCGGGCCGGACGAAGCGGGCGGGGTCCTCCAGGTCGGTGACCGTGACCCCGCTGATCACCCGTCCCAGCAGCGTGTCCTCGGCCCACAGCAGGCGCAGGCCGAGGGACTCGTCCTTCAGGAGGTGTTCGACGCGCATGTGCTCCGGCTCCTCGTACGGCGGCCGGGTACGGGGGCGCGTACCCGGCACGCACCTCACATTCACCAGGTGAATGCGCACAATCGCATAGTAAGTGCCAGGTGAAACAAAAGGTATGCCTCTTGGTTGATTCACCAGGATCGCCGCCGGGAACGTCTGCGTTTCCGTGCTGTGAACCAGTCGTCCCGGCCGGGTCCTGGTTGCTTCACTGACGCTCATGGAGTGCTCATGGATTTGAACACGGTGGTGGAGATCCGGGACGCGCGGCAGCCCGCGCCCTGGCGGCCGGGCGACGCCTGGCTGGGGGGCGGCACGTTTCTCTTCTCCGAGCCCCAGCCGCACCTGAGGCGTCTGGTGGACCTGAGCCGCACCGGCTGGACGCCGGTGGAACTCCTCGCGGACGGCTCGGTGGAGATCGCCGCCACCTGCACCGTCGCTCAGCTGTCGCGCTTCGCGAAGGGACTGGACGTCCGGGCGGCGCCGTTGTTCGAGCAGTGCTGCCGGGCGTTCCTCGCTTCCTTCAAGATCTGGAACATGGCGACGGTCGGCGGGAACCTGTGCAACGCCCTCCCGGCCGGCCCGATGATCTCGTTCACGGCCGCGCTCGACGGGGAGTGTCTGCTGCTGGCCCAGGACGGCGTACGGCGCCGAGTGCGCGTCGCGGACTTCGTCACCGGTGCGGGCCGCAATGACCTCGCCGAGGGTGAACTGCTGCGGTCCGTCACCCTGCCTGCCCGCGCGCTCGCCTGCCGCACGGCGTTCCGGCAGGCGTCGCTGTACGGGCTGGGCCGCTCCGGGGCGCTGGTCATCGGCACGCTGGACCCCGTGGACGGCTCGCTGGCCGTCACGGTCACCGCCGCCACGGTCCGCCCGGTACGGCTGTGGTTCCCGCTGCCCCCGACGGCCGAGGCGCTGCGGGAGGCGATCGGGGACGCCGTCGCGGACGACGAGTGGTTCGACGACATCCACGGGCTGCCCGAGTGGCGGCGGCACATGACGTTCCGGTTCGCGGAGGAGATCCGCCGGGAGCTCGAAGAGGTGGCGCGATGAGGATCGTGGTCAACGGCCGCTCCCACGAGGAGGAACCCGGCCCCGGCCAGTGCCTGCGCACCTACCTGCGCGCACGCGGCTGGTTCGGTGTGAAGAAGGGCTGCGACCAGGGGGACTGCGGCGCCTGCACGGTCCATGTGGACGGCGAGCCCGTGCACAGCTGCCTCTACCCGGCCTTCCGCGCCGACGGCCGGAGCGTCACCACCGTTGAGGGCCTGGCCTCCCCCGGCGGCGAACTCCACCCCGTGCAGCGGAAGTTCCTCGACGCACAGGGCTTCCAGTGCGGTTTCTGCACGGCCGGTTTCCTGATGACGACGGCAGCCCTGGACGAGGATCAACTCGCCGACCTGCCAAGGGCGTTCAAGGGCAACCTGTGTCGCTGTACCGGCTACCGGGCCATCGAGGACGCCGTGCGCGGGGTGTGTCACGTCGAGGCGCCGGAGGCCG
The Streptomyces sp. NBC_01485 genome window above contains:
- a CDS encoding PucR family transcriptional regulator — its product is MRVEHLLKDESLGLRLLWAEDTLLGRVISGVTVTDLEDPARFVRPGEAVLSGLVWWTPQDGRGKAERFVSALKHAGAAVLLAGEETHGSVPDDLVEACARHDVPVAGVPAHVMFRAITDTVYLRQWGDLSRRQALPEALRARLTRLVTQQAAPETILTTAFTHLDPAAPATAYLFTAAGRTVAATPGAAEIPARDAAALLRSETGATVAVEADAVSPYERRHLHVPDSAAAPPRMLHEIAAILGLSQEARARQRDIQRQAADELGALLTDPAAETAGVEAALRTCGLPAEGPYRVIAADTGTRRHEQAEGALAEVVAHAHAGVGPAAVGRLPDGTAFAVMPETAEALTGSLQQIWALVQASAPAMPLHGGTGAAASGPPDLSGALAQACYALASTRTTAPNASALTDATALTGLQALLTGIPADVRTAYSRTVLGPLLAPHNAGTTALLQTLETFLAHDGSWARTAEALHLHVNTVHYRIQRIEHFTGRSLSRLDDRLDLRAALLCHAAPTVPAVTGGRRARSSTSRAR
- a CDS encoding LysR family transcriptional regulator, which gives rise to MLLRQLEYLVALARERHFARAAAACHVSQPSLSAAIRRLEHELDVPIVRRGRRYEGLTPEGELVLAWAHRILAEQDALQQELSALRGGLTGTLRLGVVPTALPAASLLTTPFCDRHPRARVSLESLSSADITHKLTEFELDAAMTYLDDDSLRQVRRFPLYEERYVLLTPVDGPLADVTRARWSQAATLALCLLNPRMRNRRIIDECFAADDATATPAIESDSVAGLYAHLPGGRWSSVISHAWLHMFGVPDGMRVVPLDGPAHGPRVGLVVARSEPQSVLAQALLKVAREARVRDALDALLRTHLEGAGHT
- a CDS encoding TOBE domain-containing protein — its product is MPTYSIGQAARLLRVSPETVRRWADAGRLPVGRDGSGNRVVDGVGLARFAKERAAEDARSVVEGPPVSVPNAFTGVVTALTVDDVVAQVEIQAGPHRVVSLVTREAVEELELAVGVTVTARVKSTNVHVDRR
- a CDS encoding FAD binding domain-containing protein, yielding MDLNTVVEIRDARQPAPWRPGDAWLGGGTFLFSEPQPHLRRLVDLSRTGWTPVELLADGSVEIAATCTVAQLSRFAKGLDVRAAPLFEQCCRAFLASFKIWNMATVGGNLCNALPAGPMISFTAALDGECLLLAQDGVRRRVRVADFVTGAGRNDLAEGELLRSVTLPARALACRTAFRQASLYGLGRSGALVIGTLDPVDGSLAVTVTAATVRPVRLWFPLPPTAEALREAIGDAVADDEWFDDIHGLPEWRRHMTFRFAEEIRRELEEVAR